Genomic DNA from Veillonella criceti:
ATATCGACACTATTTTTCAATCTATTTATTTAGGTGATTCCATTTACTTTGCCAAACACCACTCCGTAGTTTTTTCTGGCATGGCCCCTGAACTACCTACCTATATGAACGATATGATTCCTTATGACGAATCAAACCTAGCGATGAAAGCCTTGCGAGCTATTCAAGCCTATACAGGTTGCACTACAGGTGGCGCCATCCATTTATTAAAACGAGTGCCTCCAGCAGCTGGTCTCGGTGGTGGTAGCTCCGATGCGGCGGCTATGCTACTGGGCTTAAATAAATTCTGGGATTTACGCCTCACGGAGAAAGAACTCATGAAACTAGCCAACGACTTAGGCTCCGATGTGCCCTTTCTCATGAAAGGCGGCACAGCCCGTGGCACTGGTCGTGGAGAAATACTCAACTATTTACCAACCGACAAACCCCATTGGCTATTAATTGTAAAACCAGAACTATCTGTATCCACAGCCGCAGCCTATAATCGTTTCAACAATCAATCCCAAGTAACGAGTGAAACTATCGATACCGTAGAAAATGCTATGCGTGAAGGAGCTGTCAAAAAAGCCATGCAGCATAGTGGCAATACCTTCGAAGAATTGCTATTCCCACTCCATCCAGAACTCATCACTTGTAAAGACTTTTTCACCAGTCGTGGCTATACAACCATCATGACAGGAAGCGGTCCAACTATGGTCGTCTATCTTGATACAGCCCTTGAAGCCTTAACATTACAAGAAGAAATCAAAAAGGCTGGACATACTTGGTTATCCTTAATTACTAAAACTCACGGTAAGGAGGCATTATCCTAATGAATAAAGATTTAGGGCGCTTACAGCCTATCGTATTAACATCTTACAAACCATTACGTGAAGTCGTATGTGAAACCTTGCGTCAAGCCATCCGTGATGGTATCTTCAAGCCTGGTGAACGCCTCATGGAAGTGCCTCTAGCCGAAGAATTAGGCGTGAGCCGTACGCCAGTCCGTGAAGCCATTCGCAAACTAGAGCTAGAAGGCTTTGTTGTCATGATTCCTCATCGGGGAACTTATGTAGCCGATATTTCCCTCAAGGATATTACCCAAGTCTTTGAAATTCGCTCCGCCCTTGAAGAATTAGCCGCCCAGCTAGCAGCCGAACGAATTACCCCTGATGAAATTGAGTTCTTAGAACGCATGTTGGTAGAAATTGGCACCTTCATGGAACAAAAAAACATGGAAAAAGTAGTTGAAGCAGATATTAACTTCCATGAAGTATTATATAAAGCATCTCGCAATGAACGGTTAGTAGAAATTATTCACAACTTACGAGAACAAACCTTGCGTTTCCGCACAATGTCAATGAATCAACCCGGTCGCTTAGTTAAAACTTGGGAAGAACACCGCATGTTAGTCGAAGCAATTGCTGAACGCAATCCAGCGCAAGCCCGTGAAATTGCACGACTCCATATGGAACACTCCGAACAAGCCTTATTAAAAGGCATGAATATTGACAAACCTTAATAACGTATAGCTCTTTAACAAAAGGGACTGGAGCTTACATAATGAATAATTCTGTATTCATGCTGTAAGCAACAGTCCCTTTTTATGTTCAAATACAAATTCATTTAAAATTCTAAATTTACTTGTTTATCCATCTCTCATGTATTTATATCGAATTTTATTGCTTTATTAACTATATATTTACTATAAACACTAAATAATATATATTTTTTCATTTCGTGTATTTTACTCTATTTTTTAATACTTTCTTAAAGGTAATATGATTTCTTTGTCGAAATCTTACACTATAACACTTTGATATAATTCGATATACTTATTAGCATATCGCTTAAAATCAATTTTATTATGTATTTAGTATAATCACAAGAAAGTGAGATGATTACAAATGACACAACCCGCTTCACCCGCTCCGGTACCTGCTAAGACTCGTTCCCATAGCCAGAACATTGGCTTGATTCTTAGCTTCTTGGTCTTAATCGGTATTCTATGTATTCCTACACCAAGCGACTTATCTACAGCAGGACATCGCATGATTGGCCTTCTTTTCTTTGCTATCGTACTGTGGATAACAAGCGCCGTTTCCTACCCCGTTAGTGCTACCATGCTAACGGCCTTAACAGCCTTACTCTTAGGAACAGCACCCAACATTGATGCCCCTGATAAAATATTAGGCACCAGCAACGCATTAAAGTTAGCCATTTCAGGCTATTCGACACCAGCTTGGGCCCTTGTAGCTGCTGCTATGTTTATTTCCGTAGCCATGACTAAAACGGGGCTTGATCGGCGTATTGCCTTAAATGTATTATCTCGCATTGGCACTAAAACAAGTCATATCTATATCGGTGTTATCTTCACCGGGTTCATTCTTTCCTTCTTCGTGCCAAGTGCCACAGCCCGCCTAGCTTGCTTAGTCCCTATCATCATTGGTATTTTGGATAGTCTAGGTATTAATCGCCAAAGTAAATTAGCAGCCCTACTCGTAGTTGGCGCCACCCAAGCGGATACAGTTTGGAACATCATGGTACAGACTGCGGCGGCCCAAAACTTAGTAGCTGTCGGCTTTATTTCTTCACAGCTTAATACGTCTGTTTCTTGGCTAGATTGGTTACTAGCAGCCGCACCCTATTCATTAGTAATGATCGTCATCTACTACTTCTTATCCATGTGGCTTTTAAAACCAGATGAACATGATTTAGAAGGTTCACAACAAGAACTACAACGGCATCTAAAAGAACTAGGGCCTATGAGCTTTAATGAAAAGAAATTATTAGCCTTATCCCTTATTTTGCTTGGCTTCTGGGCTACTGGTGGTCATTTACACAAATATGACACCTCTACTACCACAATTGTAGCTATCGCTTTATTCTTAATGCCTGGCATTGGGATTATTGATTGGAAATATGCTCAAAGTCGTATTGATTGGGGTTCCATCGTTATGTTCGGCGCTGGCATCAGCTTAGGTACCGCACTTTTAAAAACCAAAGCCGCTACTTGGCTAGCGAACGCCTTTGTTCACATGTTTACCCTTGAAACCTTATCCGTATTCATGTTAATTGGCACGATTACCTTCTTCCTTATCGCGATTCACCTTGGCTTTGCTTCCGCTACGGCCCTAGCTTCTGCGATGATTCCTATTGTCATTTCTATTGTACAAGCCGTGCATATTCCTGGTATCAATCCAGTAGGCCTCACCATGATTGCACAATTCTCCATCTGTTTTGGTTTTATTCTACCAGTTAACTCACCACAAGGTATGGTTGCTTACAGTACCGGTACCTTTGATGTTAAAACTTTCATGAAAACAGGCATTCCTATTACCATCATTGGCTATGCTTTACTGGTAGTCTACGCCGCTACCTACTGGCATTGGATTGGTTTAGTTTAATATTATCTTATAATACATAAAGCCCCCTCTACCGAACATTCGCTAGAGGGGGCTTTTATTATATTCAGTTATATTAAAACAGTCTCTAATTAAAACAACACACTCTAATTATTTTTGAAGAATTGTTTGCATAGCGGCCTTTAATTCATTAATTTCAGATTGCTGTGCTTGTAAACGCGCTTCTTGATCTGCTAAGCGATTGCGAAGTTCTTTATTTTCTTCACGAATATTAACGCTTGCATTAGGCGCGCTACCAACGGCCCAAGAAATACCTGCATTGATCATAGTATCATTGTTACCGCTATAAGCTAAGCCTGCACTAACACGAATATCTTCATTAACACGATGAGCTACGCCAAGCGCGATAGCTGATTCACCTTTATAATAACCAAGACCCGCATTAATAGCTGTTTTTTTGTAATCTAAATCATACGTACCATTAAGAGCCGCTAAGGCAGCACCCATAGCACCTGTTTTTTCAATTTTAGTATTTAATTTTGATTCCACTCGACCAATTTCATTATGAGCATTTTGAAGGCCTGTCGTTAAATCATTGTTTATATCGGTTTTTAAATCCTTTAATTGACTCACATTAACTGCATCAGTAGGCTGCTCACCAGGTGCTACATGACTAATTACTTTATCACCTGCATTGATACCCTTATCTGTAATCTGCACGCCACCATTTGTAATAATGCCATTTTTATTAATCGTTGTATTGCCAGCTTTTACACTACCATCAGCGCCAAGATTAATATCTTTATTCAAGCCAAGCGTTACTTGTTTTGCCTTCCCATCA
This window encodes:
- the ispE gene encoding 4-(cytidine 5'-diphospho)-2-C-methyl-D-erythritol kinase; translation: MEQLSFSKINIGLAILNKRDDGYHNIDTIFQSIYLGDSIYFAKHHSVVFSGMAPELPTYMNDMIPYDESNLAMKALRAIQAYTGCTTGGAIHLLKRVPPAAGLGGGSSDAAAMLLGLNKFWDLRLTEKELMKLANDLGSDVPFLMKGGTARGTGRGEILNYLPTDKPHWLLIVKPELSVSTAAAYNRFNNQSQVTSETIDTVENAMREGAVKKAMQHSGNTFEELLFPLHPELITCKDFFTSRGYTTIMTGSGPTMVVYLDTALEALTLQEEIKKAGHTWLSLITKTHGKEALS
- a CDS encoding GntR family transcriptional regulator; translation: MNKDLGRLQPIVLTSYKPLREVVCETLRQAIRDGIFKPGERLMEVPLAEELGVSRTPVREAIRKLELEGFVVMIPHRGTYVADISLKDITQVFEIRSALEELAAQLAAERITPDEIEFLERMLVEIGTFMEQKNMEKVVEADINFHEVLYKASRNERLVEIIHNLREQTLRFRTMSMNQPGRLVKTWEEHRMLVEAIAERNPAQAREIARLHMEHSEQALLKGMNIDKP
- a CDS encoding SLC13 family permease, yielding MTQPASPAPVPAKTRSHSQNIGLILSFLVLIGILCIPTPSDLSTAGHRMIGLLFFAIVLWITSAVSYPVSATMLTALTALLLGTAPNIDAPDKILGTSNALKLAISGYSTPAWALVAAAMFISVAMTKTGLDRRIALNVLSRIGTKTSHIYIGVIFTGFILSFFVPSATARLACLVPIIIGILDSLGINRQSKLAALLVVGATQADTVWNIMVQTAAAQNLVAVGFISSQLNTSVSWLDWLLAAAPYSLVMIVIYYFLSMWLLKPDEHDLEGSQQELQRHLKELGPMSFNEKKLLALSLILLGFWATGGHLHKYDTSTTTIVAIALFLMPGIGIIDWKYAQSRIDWGSIVMFGAGISLGTALLKTKAATWLANAFVHMFTLETLSVFMLIGTITFFLIAIHLGFASATALASAMIPIVISIVQAVHIPGINPVGLTMIAQFSICFGFILPVNSPQGMVAYSTGTFDVKTFMKTGIPITIIGYALLVVYAATYWHWIGLV